Proteins encoded together in one Formosa sp. Hel3_A1_48 window:
- a CDS encoding YjjG family noncanonical pyrimidine nucleotidase: MYQHKKHLFFDLDHTLWDFDKNSALTFEYIFKINSIEVNLNTFLEVYMPINLAYWKLYREDKIDKDRLRYARLKDTFDALNTQISTRIIYKLSDDYIIHLSRYNHLFDGAIAVLDYLYPKYSLHIITNGFKEVQNGKLNKSGIAHYFETVTNSEMVGVKKPNPKIFKHALKQAKALPEHSLMIGDNLEADILGAIDFGIDALCFNYHKEIIPKAIQSIDQLLELKHFL, from the coding sequence ATGTATCAGCATAAAAAACACTTATTTTTTGATCTCGACCACACTCTTTGGGATTTTGATAAAAACTCTGCATTGACTTTTGAATACATTTTTAAAATCAACAGTATTGAAGTGAATTTAAATACTTTTTTAGAGGTTTATATGCCAATAAACTTGGCGTATTGGAAGTTATATAGGGAGGATAAAATTGATAAAGATCGTCTGCGGTATGCACGACTTAAAGATACATTTGACGCACTTAATACTCAAATCAGCACCCGAATAATCTATAAACTTTCTGATGATTATATAATTCACCTATCTAGGTACAATCATTTGTTTGATGGGGCCATCGCTGTTTTAGATTATTTATATCCAAAATACAGCTTGCATATCATAACCAATGGTTTTAAAGAGGTACAAAACGGAAAATTAAATAAATCTGGAATTGCACATTATTTTGAGACTGTTACCAATTCAGAAATGGTCGGAGTAAAAAAACCTAATCCTAAAATTTTTAAGCATGCACTTAAACAGGCTAAGGCCTTGCCTGAACATAGCCTTATGATTGGCGATAACTTGGAGGCAGATATTTTAGGGGCTATAGATTTCGGTATAGATGCCTTGTGTTTTAATTACCATAAGGAGATTATTCCAAAAGCTATACAGTCTATCGATCAGCTTTTGGAGCTCAAGCATTTTCTGTAA
- a CDS encoding polysaccharide deacetylase family protein, with protein sequence MLLIYTPKITSRLKFVFKQICTRILGIPIDFTTTIEVFIAHSGLKMSYGPQPLGSEFFIKSNGLLFEQGLSDIEINVQNWGDSKCFFYVGEKSHLPFDIFSASFYLLSRYEEYLPHVKDEFGRFTKAYSLAYQHQFLDQPVVDIWAYKFKSELEVHFPDFTFKAKAYRIHPIIDVPMAYFFKNKGLLRSVGGFLSDLYHFRFKLFYERFLVLFGLKKDPFNTFNWIINRQKKSKQKFDVFFLVGDYSTYDKGINLNKKEFVAQIKSIRDYCHVGLKTSFLALDDFDKLKQEKRRLDAVINSNSRKARASFSKVNLPTTYRNYVDLEIETDFSMGYPGTIGFRAGTCTPFLFYDLDFEVQTPLMIHPYQLMDFSLLKYNSFLDKKETLLKIIQQVKNVNGVFTPVFHNYTFSGWDRWSDFKTLFNIILDSNKDVSA encoded by the coding sequence ATGCTACTCATTTATACACCAAAAATAACCAGTAGACTAAAGTTTGTATTTAAACAAATATGCACACGTATTTTAGGTATTCCAATCGATTTTACAACAACAATCGAGGTTTTTATTGCACATTCTGGGTTAAAAATGTCCTATGGGCCACAGCCATTGGGCTCTGAATTTTTTATTAAAAGTAATGGATTACTTTTTGAGCAAGGTCTGTCAGATATTGAAATTAATGTTCAAAATTGGGGGGACTCTAAATGTTTTTTTTATGTCGGAGAAAAAAGTCATTTACCATTCGATATTTTCTCGGCTTCATTTTATCTACTGAGTCGCTATGAGGAGTATTTACCACATGTCAAAGACGAATTTGGGCGGTTTACTAAAGCCTATAGTTTAGCATACCAACATCAATTTTTAGACCAGCCAGTTGTTGATATTTGGGCCTACAAATTTAAATCTGAACTAGAAGTTCATTTTCCGGATTTCACTTTTAAAGCTAAAGCGTATAGAATTCATCCAATTATAGACGTGCCAATGGCCTATTTTTTTAAAAACAAAGGACTTTTGCGTTCTGTAGGAGGATTTCTTTCTGACCTATATCATTTTAGATTTAAACTTTTTTATGAGCGCTTTTTGGTGTTATTTGGGCTTAAAAAAGACCCTTTCAATACGTTCAATTGGATCATAAATCGACAAAAGAAATCCAAGCAAAAGTTTGATGTTTTCTTTCTTGTAGGCGATTATTCTACTTACGATAAGGGCATCAATCTAAATAAAAAAGAATTTGTTGCACAGATAAAATCTATCAGAGATTACTGTCATGTTGGGCTCAAAACTTCTTTTTTAGCTCTTGATGATTTTGATAAATTAAAACAAGAAAAACGTCGACTAGATGCAGTTATAAACTCAAATTCGCGTAAGGCTAGAGCCTCATTTTCTAAGGTCAATCTACCGACTACCTATCGAAACTATGTGGATTTGGAAATAGAAACAGATTTTTCAATGGGTTATCCAGGTACTATAGGATTTAGAGCGGGAACGTGTACCCCATTTTTGTTCTACGACTTGGATTTTGAAGTTCAGACCCCCCTGATGATTCACCCTTATCAATTGATGGATTTCTCACTGCTTAAATACAACTCTTTTTTAGACAAGAAAGAAACCCTTCTTAAAATTATCCAGCAGGTAAAAAATGTGAATGGAGTTTTTACTCCTGTGTTTCATAACTATACCTTCAGCGGGTGGGATAGATGGTCCGATTTTAAAACCTTGTTTAACATTATTTTAGATTCAAATAAAGATGTATCAGCATAA
- the radC gene encoding RadC family protein, with product MPQYSLPINQWSQADQPREKLRDKGARFLSDAELLAIVIGSGTQQISAVGLSKILLSGVRNNLNKLGKCTLAQLTNYKGIGEAKAIKIMATMELGRRYKSTSVEDQAEMASSTSVFELMQPILGTLDHEEFWVLYLNNAHRLISKSQLSKGGITAALVDKRLLFKRALEVGAVALILIHNHPSGKIEPSTFDLRLTNTLKTAAKTLDIKVLDHLIVTEKTYFSFADENLL from the coding sequence ATGCCCCAATATTCATTACCCATTAATCAATGGTCACAAGCCGATCAACCACGAGAAAAATTAAGAGACAAAGGCGCTCGTTTTTTAAGCGATGCAGAGCTATTAGCGATTGTCATTGGATCTGGGACACAACAGATTAGTGCTGTTGGTTTATCTAAAATTCTATTATCTGGTGTTCGAAATAACTTAAATAAGTTAGGTAAATGTACATTAGCTCAACTTACCAATTACAAAGGAATAGGAGAGGCTAAGGCCATTAAGATAATGGCAACAATGGAACTTGGCCGTAGATACAAATCTACGTCAGTCGAGGACCAAGCAGAAATGGCTTCGAGTACGTCTGTTTTTGAGCTTATGCAGCCTATCTTGGGTACTTTAGACCACGAAGAATTTTGGGTGCTTTATCTCAATAATGCCCACAGGCTAATTTCTAAAAGTCAATTGAGTAAGGGTGGAATTACAGCGGCACTAGTCGACAAACGTTTACTGTTTAAAAGAGCACTTGAAGTTGGCGCTGTAGCGCTGATTTTAATCCATAATCATCCTTCCGGAAAAATAGAACCTAGTACTTTTGACCTAAGGCTTACAAATACACTAAAAACTGCAGCTAAAACTTTAGATATTAAAGTATTAGACCACCTTATTGTCACAGAAAAAACCTATTTTAGTTTTGCCGATGAAAATTTGCTCTAA
- a CDS encoding UDP-N-acetylmuramate--L-alanine ligase: MNVHFIAIGGAAMHNLALALHLKGIHVTGSDDVIFEPSKSRLDRYGLLPQEIGWDPDRINSSLDAIILGMHAKADNPELLRAQELALNIYSYPEFIFEQAQQKTRVVIGGSHGKTTITAMILHVLDYHGKEVDYMVGAQLEGFDVMVKLTHHNDFIVLEGDEYLSSPIDLKPKFHHYKPNIALLSGIAWDHINVFPTFEDYKEQFSIFTDSIVEGGSISYNSEDCYVKEVVEKSPNPIRKFPYKTPHYTIENGVTYLETPEGPMPLEIFGKHNLNNLAGAKWICQHMGVDEDDFYEAIASFKGANKRLEKIAEQSSCVVYKDFAHAPSKVKATTSAVKNQYPKRRLLACLELHTFSSLNESFLSEYDQTLAMADEAVVFFSPSALKIKKMKPISEEQIAHAFQHNNLTVYTDPRQFQEFLKAQNYTDTALLLMSSGNYGGLNFDTLGQMII; the protein is encoded by the coding sequence ATGAATGTTCATTTTATCGCCATTGGCGGCGCAGCAATGCACAATTTAGCACTTGCCCTACATTTGAAAGGCATACATGTCACGGGCAGTGATGATGTTATCTTTGAACCTTCAAAATCTAGGTTAGACCGCTATGGTTTATTGCCCCAAGAAATCGGGTGGGATCCAGATCGAATAAATTCTTCCCTAGACGCAATTATTTTGGGCATGCATGCAAAAGCCGATAATCCGGAGTTGTTGAGAGCCCAAGAGTTGGCGTTAAATATTTATTCTTATCCTGAATTTATTTTTGAACAAGCCCAACAAAAAACACGTGTAGTAATAGGCGGAAGCCATGGTAAAACTACAATTACAGCAATGATTCTTCACGTATTGGACTACCATGGTAAGGAGGTCGATTATATGGTTGGAGCACAATTAGAAGGCTTTGACGTCATGGTTAAGCTAACGCATCACAATGACTTTATTGTCTTGGAGGGCGATGAGTATTTAAGTTCACCTATCGATTTGAAACCAAAATTCCACCATTATAAACCTAATATAGCTTTATTAAGTGGGATTGCTTGGGACCATATTAATGTATTTCCGACTTTTGAAGATTATAAAGAGCAGTTTTCTATTTTCACAGACAGCATAGTCGAGGGGGGTAGTATTTCTTATAATTCAGAAGATTGTTATGTTAAAGAGGTTGTTGAAAAAAGCCCTAACCCCATTCGGAAATTTCCCTACAAAACACCTCATTACACTATAGAAAATGGGGTAACCTACTTGGAAACCCCTGAGGGGCCTATGCCTTTAGAGATTTTCGGAAAGCATAATCTTAATAATTTAGCTGGTGCCAAATGGATTTGTCAGCATATGGGTGTTGACGAGGATGATTTTTATGAGGCTATTGCTTCATTTAAAGGCGCTAATAAACGATTAGAAAAAATAGCTGAGCAATCGTCTTGTGTTGTTTATAAAGATTTTGCTCACGCACCGAGTAAAGTAAAAGCCACTACAAGTGCTGTTAAAAATCAATACCCAAAACGGCGTCTTCTTGCTTGTCTAGAATTGCATACCTTCAGCAGTCTGAATGAGAGTTTTCTATCTGAATATGATCAAACTTTAGCTATGGCTGATGAGGCTGTGGTGTTTTTTTCGCCAAGCGCATTAAAAATCAAAAAAATGAAACCCATAAGTGAGGAGCAAATAGCACATGCTTTTCAACACAATAATTTGACTGTCTATACAGATCCTAGGCAATTCCAGGAATTTTTAAAGGCTCAAAATTACACAGACACAGCCCTATTGCTGATGAGTTCGGGAAATTATGGGGGTTTGAACTTTGATACATTGGGCCAAATGATTATCTAA
- a CDS encoding tetratricopeptide repeat protein yields MKRVCFFLVFCFQPFLFGQSIPKDFNALWKVKDYKSLVEKLEQFTVLYPNHLEAIEQLGDAYGRISEWNRASKCYEKLIRVKPDEANYHYKYGGVLGKMAKESSKFKALGLINQTKKSFTTAAKLDPYHWAVRWAQVQLYVQLPGFLGGSYDKAIAYAEELQSISKLDGYFAKVYIYEQMDDHSLAREYMKKGIKLRQDFSCLNSKHHSEHCKINSNDLRYYLALAYLSEKMELNTAAFLFEKYISDFSSADTVPLELAYFQLANLCLIQDNTQGALTHLNHALELNSDFDLAKNAKKRILMTLPD; encoded by the coding sequence ATGAAAAGAGTCTGTTTTTTTCTTGTCTTTTGCTTCCAGCCTTTCCTTTTTGGTCAATCTATTCCTAAAGATTTCAATGCATTGTGGAAAGTCAAGGACTATAAATCACTAGTAGAGAAGTTAGAGCAGTTTACCGTCCTTTATCCAAATCATTTGGAAGCAATAGAACAACTTGGTGATGCCTACGGACGAATCTCTGAATGGAATCGCGCTTCAAAGTGTTATGAAAAACTAATCCGTGTAAAACCAGATGAGGCTAACTATCATTATAAATACGGTGGCGTACTTGGTAAAATGGCAAAAGAGAGCTCAAAGTTCAAGGCCTTAGGTCTGATTAATCAGACAAAAAAATCATTCACTACTGCTGCCAAGCTAGATCCGTATCATTGGGCAGTACGTTGGGCACAAGTGCAGTTGTATGTACAATTACCTGGATTTTTAGGGGGTAGTTATGATAAAGCAATAGCATATGCTGAGGAGCTACAATCAATTTCTAAACTCGATGGCTATTTTGCTAAAGTTTATATTTATGAGCAGATGGATGATCATAGTCTTGCTCGAGAGTATATGAAAAAAGGGATTAAGCTAAGACAAGATTTTTCATGTTTAAATTCAAAACACCATTCAGAACATTGTAAAATAAACAGCAATGACCTTCGTTACTATTTGGCTTTAGCCTATTTGTCCGAGAAAATGGAACTGAACACTGCAGCATTTTTATTTGAAAAATATATTTCTGATTTTAGTTCAGCTGATACAGTACCACTTGAATTAGCGTATTTTCAATTGGCGAACCTATGTTTAATTCAGGACAATACTCAAGGAGCTTTGACTCATTTAAACCACGCCTTAGAATTGAATTCAGATTTTGATTTAGCCAAAAATGCAAAAAAGCGTATTTTAATGACTTTGCCTGATTAA
- the obgE gene encoding GTPase ObgE — MTEGNFVDYIKLYASSGNGGKGSVHLHREKYITKGGPDGGDGGRGGHVIIRGNENLWTLHHLKFKKHLRAGHGEHGSKSRSTGADGVDVYIDVPLGSVVRETESNTILFEITAHDEEVILCEGGKGGRGNWHFKSSTNQTPRYAQPGMPSIEKYVTIELKILADVGLVGFPNVGKSTLLSVVTSAKPKIADYEFTTLKPNLGIVEYRDFQSFVMADIPGIIEGAAEGKGLGHYFLRHIERNSILLFLIPADADDIKNQYDILLDELRRYNPEMLDKERIVAISKSDLLDDELRAELKQILDKQMPVEYLFISSAAQTGIMNLKDLLWKQLNT; from the coding sequence ATGACTGAAGGTAATTTTGTTGATTACATAAAATTATATGCTTCCTCCGGAAATGGTGGAAAGGGCTCGGTACACCTACATCGCGAAAAATACATCACAAAGGGCGGACCGGATGGAGGTGATGGTGGTCGAGGAGGACATGTGATCATTCGAGGAAACGAAAACCTTTGGACATTACACCATCTAAAATTTAAAAAACATTTAAGAGCAGGCCACGGCGAACATGGTAGTAAGAGCCGAAGTACTGGGGCCGACGGCGTTGATGTTTATATTGATGTACCTCTTGGCAGTGTTGTCCGCGAAACAGAATCCAATACAATTTTATTTGAAATCACTGCGCACGACGAAGAAGTTATTTTGTGTGAAGGTGGTAAAGGAGGGCGCGGGAATTGGCACTTCAAATCGTCAACCAATCAAACCCCGAGATATGCACAACCTGGAATGCCTTCTATTGAAAAATATGTTACAATAGAATTAAAAATTCTTGCCGATGTTGGACTCGTTGGTTTTCCCAATGTTGGGAAATCCACATTATTGTCTGTTGTAACTTCAGCAAAACCTAAAATTGCGGATTATGAATTTACAACCTTAAAGCCGAATTTGGGTATTGTGGAGTATCGAGACTTCCAGTCTTTTGTAATGGCTGATATTCCAGGAATTATAGAAGGTGCTGCAGAGGGTAAGGGCTTGGGTCATTATTTTTTACGGCATATCGAACGCAATTCAATTCTCTTATTTTTGATTCCAGCTGATGCTGATGATATAAAAAATCAGTACGATATTTTGTTGGATGAGTTGAGACGCTACAATCCAGAAATGCTAGATAAAGAACGCATCGTAGCTATTTCTAAAAGTGATTTATTGGATGATGAATTAAGAGCGGAGCTCAAACAAATTCTTGATAAACAAATGCCTGTTGAGTACTTGTTTATATCATCTGCGGCACAAACTGGTATCATGAATCTAAAAGACCTTCTTTGGAAACAGCTTAATACTTAA
- a CDS encoding adenylate kinase — MKNIVLFGPPGAGKGTQANFLKDSYDLVHISTGDVFRYNIKNQTDLGILAKSFMDKGDLVPDQVTIDMLADQVAKNPQANGFIFDGFPRNTFQAEALDDILKNYNTEVNAMIALEVDDEVLVNRLLKRGETSGRADDSSEEIVRNRIKIYYDETAVLKSFYEQKDKYYGVDGVGAIDAITARLNAIIDAL; from the coding sequence ATGAAAAACATTGTATTATTTGGCCCCCCGGGTGCAGGAAAAGGTACTCAAGCCAACTTCTTAAAAGACAGCTATGATCTGGTGCACATATCCACAGGAGATGTCTTTCGTTACAATATTAAAAATCAAACTGATTTAGGAATATTGGCCAAATCATTTATGGATAAAGGTGATCTTGTTCCAGATCAAGTCACAATAGATATGTTAGCGGACCAAGTGGCCAAAAACCCGCAGGCTAATGGGTTTATTTTTGATGGATTTCCACGAAACACATTTCAAGCCGAGGCATTAGATGATATTTTAAAAAATTATAATACTGAGGTCAATGCGATGATTGCATTGGAAGTAGACGACGAAGTCTTAGTGAATCGACTTCTTAAGCGAGGTGAAACTAGCGGTCGTGCTGATGACTCCTCAGAAGAAATAGTGCGGAACCGTATTAAAATATACTATGATGAAACCGCTGTTTTAAAATCTTTTTATGAACAAAAAGACAAATATTACGGGGTTGACGGGGTTGGAGCTATTGATGCAATTACTGCGCGTTTAAACGCCATAATCGATGCGCTGTAA
- a CDS encoding 5-(carboxyamino)imidazole ribonucleotide synthase yields MHLFSSQHKVGILGGGQLGKMLLYTTRKFDIQTYVLDPNPEAPSKIACDAFFVGDLMDYETVFEFGKKVDTLTIEIENVNVSALRALENEGVNVYPAADTLAIIQNKAKQKLFYSEHGLPTASFTRYTNSEELTTAIENEAQTLPFVWKSAQFGYDGKGVKVIRTLSDMKALPDVECIAEDLVPFKKELAVTVARSPQGEIRAYPVVEMEFHPEANQVEYVLCPARISNAIEKKAERVALNTAAAFKHVGLLAVELFLTQDDNILINEVAPRPHNSGHQTIEASYTSQFEQHIRAVLNLPLGETRNKVSGVMVNLVGAEGYNGAVVYQNIEKILELEGVTPHIYGKKETRPFRKMGHVTIVHSEIDKAREIAQQVKETIKVISK; encoded by the coding sequence ATGCACTTGTTCTCTTCTCAACATAAAGTCGGTATTTTAGGCGGTGGACAACTTGGGAAAATGCTGCTCTATACCACAAGGAAATTTGACATTCAAACCTATGTGCTTGATCCAAATCCTGAAGCGCCATCAAAAATAGCCTGTGATGCGTTCTTTGTAGGTGATCTTATGGATTACGAAACTGTTTTTGAATTCGGAAAAAAAGTAGATACACTAACTATTGAAATTGAAAATGTAAACGTCTCAGCACTGAGAGCATTGGAGAATGAAGGTGTAAACGTTTATCCAGCAGCTGATACTTTGGCCATAATCCAAAATAAAGCAAAACAAAAACTATTTTATAGTGAACATGGTTTACCTACTGCATCATTTACACGTTATACAAACTCAGAAGAACTCACTACCGCTATTGAAAATGAAGCACAAACCCTTCCCTTCGTTTGGAAAAGTGCGCAATTTGGATATGATGGTAAGGGAGTCAAGGTTATTCGAACTCTTTCGGACATGAAAGCGCTTCCTGACGTTGAATGCATTGCTGAAGACTTAGTCCCTTTCAAAAAAGAACTTGCTGTAACGGTTGCCAGATCACCTCAAGGAGAAATCCGCGCTTACCCTGTAGTTGAAATGGAATTTCACCCTGAAGCCAACCAAGTAGAATATGTATTATGTCCGGCACGAATTTCTAATGCCATAGAAAAAAAAGCTGAGCGTGTCGCCCTGAACACAGCAGCAGCTTTTAAGCATGTAGGGCTGTTAGCTGTTGAGCTGTTTCTAACTCAAGACGATAACATACTTATCAATGAAGTCGCGCCGAGACCTCATAATTCTGGACATCAAACTATTGAAGCTAGCTACACTTCGCAGTTTGAACAGCACATACGTGCTGTATTGAATTTACCCTTAGGTGAAACCCGAAATAAAGTGAGTGGTGTTATGGTCAACTTAGTTGGAGCAGAGGGGTACAACGGAGCTGTTGTTTATCAAAACATAGAAAAAATTTTAGAATTAGAGGGTGTAACCCCACATATTTATGGCAAAAAAGAAACACGCCCATTTCGAAAAATGGGACACGTCACAATTGTACATTCAGAAATTGACAAGGCACGTGAAATAGCACAACAAGTAAAAGAAACTATAAAAGTAATAAGTAAATAA
- the purE gene encoding 5-(carboxyamino)imidazole ribonucleotide mutase, whose product MAQVGIIMGSDSDMPVMKEAIEILESFDIGIEVDIVSAHRTPEKLFEYGKTAHKRGLKVIIAGAGGAAHLPGMIAAISPLPVIGVPVKSSNSIDGWDSILSILQMPGGVPVATVALNGAKNAGILAAQIIGSNDQCVLDKIQVYKDGLKLKVENASKNLNS is encoded by the coding sequence ATGGCACAAGTAGGAATCATTATGGGTAGTGACAGCGATATGCCTGTCATGAAAGAAGCAATCGAAATTCTTGAAAGTTTCGATATTGGTATTGAAGTTGATATTGTTTCTGCCCACCGTACCCCTGAAAAATTATTTGAATACGGCAAAACAGCACACAAACGCGGTCTAAAAGTAATTATAGCTGGTGCTGGTGGTGCTGCGCATCTTCCAGGTATGATTGCAGCCATAAGCCCGTTACCTGTAATTGGTGTGCCAGTAAAGTCCAGCAACTCCATCGATGGATGGGACTCTATTTTATCGATTTTACAAATGCCAGGTGGCGTCCCCGTGGCAACTGTTGCCTTAAATGGCGCAAAAAATGCAGGGATTCTAGCTGCACAAATTATAGGTTCAAATGATCAATGTGTTTTAGACAAAATTCAAGTTTATAAAGATGGATTAAAACTAAAAGTCGAAAATGCCTCTAAAAATTTAAACTCTTAA
- a CDS encoding M3 family metallopeptidase yields the protein MNILNQRFDSPYGTAPFSKIKTADFIDAFKTAITKSKAQINAICNNLEAPSFQNTIEALEFSALELERISSIFFNLNAAETNGDIQQIAQQISPILAEFSNDVALNEVLFSKIKSIFEQKDSLTLTQEQAQLLGKKYKSFSRNGALLNTKDKEHLREIDKALSKLKLTFGEHLLAETNNFELHILEESKLEGLPDDEKEAAKLRAIQKEKKGWIISLDYPSYVPFMKYAKNRELRRRLALAFGRKGFQNNELDNQKIVLEIAKLRFQRANLLGYKTHADYILEERMAKTPQTVKLFLSDLLEKARPFAQKEFENLSQFAQKIDGLKTLQKWDNAYYSEQLKKQQFDIDDAQLKPYFKLENVIDGAFQIAEKLFGLQFEEVQNIDTYHQDVKTYRVVDDSSNLVAVFYADFFPRQGKRSGAWMTSFKPQYKLNGHNERPHVSIVCNFTKPTQTKPSLLTFNEVTTLFHEFGHALHGMLADTTYPSLSGTSVAWDFVELPSQLMENWCFEKEALNLFAKHYKTGKLIPIEWIEKLKAAGKFQQGIQTLRQLSFGLLDMSWHAQDPSNIKDVKTHEKEIFRRTQLFPDVAENCMSTAFAHIFQGGYSSGYYSYKWAEVLDADAFAFFKSNGVFNTEISERLKEHILSKGGTEEPHVLYKRFRGESASNKALLERAGLL from the coding sequence ATGAATATTCTAAATCAGCGCTTTGACAGTCCTTATGGTACTGCACCGTTTTCTAAGATTAAAACAGCAGATTTTATTGATGCCTTTAAAACTGCAATTACAAAATCTAAAGCACAAATAAATGCCATTTGTAACAACTTAGAAGCCCCTTCATTTCAAAATACAATTGAAGCTCTTGAATTTTCAGCTCTCGAATTGGAACGGATATCGAGTATATTCTTTAACCTCAATGCAGCCGAAACCAATGGAGATATTCAGCAAATAGCACAGCAAATCTCACCCATACTGGCAGAATTTTCTAATGATGTAGCCCTCAACGAGGTTTTATTTAGCAAAATTAAAAGCATTTTTGAACAAAAAGATAGTTTGACCCTAACCCAAGAACAAGCTCAGCTACTGGGAAAGAAATATAAAAGCTTCTCACGAAACGGAGCCTTACTGAATACTAAAGACAAAGAACATCTGCGCGAAATTGATAAAGCTTTAAGCAAATTAAAACTGACATTCGGCGAGCATTTACTCGCAGAAACAAATAACTTTGAACTGCATATCCTTGAGGAATCAAAACTTGAAGGTTTGCCCGACGATGAAAAAGAGGCAGCAAAATTGAGGGCTATTCAAAAAGAAAAAAAAGGATGGATTATTAGCTTGGATTATCCTAGCTATGTTCCCTTTATGAAGTATGCAAAAAATAGGGAATTACGCAGAAGACTAGCTCTTGCTTTTGGTAGAAAGGGCTTTCAAAACAATGAATTAGACAACCAAAAAATTGTTTTAGAAATTGCTAAACTTCGTTTTCAAAGAGCCAATCTTTTGGGCTACAAAACTCATGCAGATTATATACTAGAAGAACGCATGGCCAAAACACCCCAAACAGTAAAGTTATTTCTTTCTGATTTGCTTGAAAAAGCAAGGCCATTTGCACAAAAAGAATTTGAGAATTTAAGTCAATTTGCACAAAAAATTGACGGCTTAAAAACACTTCAAAAATGGGATAATGCATACTACTCCGAACAACTAAAAAAACAACAATTTGATATTGACGATGCGCAACTTAAACCCTATTTTAAGTTAGAAAACGTGATTGACGGGGCTTTTCAAATTGCTGAAAAACTTTTTGGTCTACAATTTGAAGAAGTACAAAATATCGACACCTACCACCAAGATGTTAAAACATACAGAGTAGTTGACGATTCTTCAAATCTTGTGGCTGTTTTTTATGCTGATTTTTTTCCAAGACAAGGGAAACGTAGTGGTGCATGGATGACTTCGTTCAAGCCCCAATACAAATTGAATGGACATAACGAAAGACCACATGTATCGATCGTTTGTAATTTTACAAAGCCCACACAAACAAAACCGTCTTTACTTACATTTAATGAAGTAACAACACTTTTTCATGAATTTGGTCATGCGCTTCATGGAATGCTGGCGGACACGACCTACCCCAGTCTATCGGGGACCAGCGTTGCTTGGGATTTTGTTGAACTTCCTAGCCAATTAATGGAAAATTGGTGTTTTGAAAAGGAAGCATTGAATTTGTTTGCCAAACACTACAAAACGGGTAAACTTATTCCTATTGAATGGATAGAAAAATTAAAAGCAGCAGGAAAATTTCAACAAGGAATACAAACCCTTCGTCAACTGAGTTTTGGACTTCTAGATATGAGTTGGCATGCTCAGGACCCCTCGAACATTAAGGACGTAAAAACTCATGAAAAAGAAATTTTTAGGCGTACACAATTATTTCCAGATGTTGCCGAAAACTGCATGTCTACAGCTTTTGCACATATTTTTCAAGGAGGATATTCTTCAGGGTATTACAGCTATAAATGGGCTGAAGTGTTGGATGCAGATGCATTTGCATTTTTTAAAAGTAATGGGGTTTTCAATACCGAAATTTCAGAGCGTTTAAAAGAGCATATTTTGAGTAAAGGCGGCACTGAAGAACCCCATGTTTTATACAAAAGGTTTAGAGGTGAATCAGCAAGCAATAAGGCGCTCTTAGAACGTGCAGGACTCCTTTAA